One genomic segment of Rubripirellula tenax includes these proteins:
- a CDS encoding BlaI/MecI/CopY family transcriptional regulator, with product MPQFTAGEFEVMQLLWEHGAMKPAEIQAVFPCEIKNAALRSVLAILVEKDHVTRRQVGKAFVYSAKTRRQRAFRTMIADLADQFCEGSTRTLLFNLVKSEKLSDDDIAELKRLAKDTSTSQKRKKKS from the coding sequence ATGCCGCAGTTCACAGCGGGCGAATTCGAAGTCATGCAGCTCTTGTGGGAGCACGGTGCGATGAAACCCGCCGAAATCCAGGCCGTGTTTCCGTGTGAGATTAAGAACGCAGCACTCCGCTCGGTGCTGGCGATTCTCGTCGAGAAAGACCACGTCACTCGGCGGCAAGTTGGCAAGGCGTTTGTTTATAGCGCCAAGACGCGGCGACAACGTGCGTTCCGCACCATGATCGCCGATCTCGCGGACCAGTTTTGCGAAGGGTCGACCCGCACGCTGCTGTTCAATCTCGTGAAGTCCGAAAAACTCTCCGATGACGACATCGCCGAATTGAAACGGCTTGCCAAAGATACGTCTACCTCCCAAAAACGGAAGAAGAAATCATGA